A stretch of the Corylus avellana chromosome ca6, CavTom2PMs-1.0 genome encodes the following:
- the LOC132184846 gene encoding WAT1-related protein At1g43650, with product MKSFLGNVVVMGSQNPYIAMLFIQFVYAGMALFSKAAIAKGMNPYVFVVYRQAFASLALAPFAFFLESQDTAPLSYNLLCKIFLISLCGITLSLNLYYVAINYTSATFAAATTNTIPAITFIMAALLRMESVTIKRLHGMAKVLGSVLGVSGALVFAFVKGPPIKFLHCHPPTDKSQNSNSSIQHSSRGNWIKGSLIMLSANTAWCLWLILQGPIIKQYQAKLRLTTLQCFISCVQSAFLAFALERDPSAWKLGWDVHLLSVAYCGIVVSGITYWMQVWVIEKKGPVFTAMFTPLALVITAVISAFLWKESLYWGSIGGVILLVGGLYSVLWGKNKEDRESETNKQRQETKEDFTLKCITHH from the exons ATGAAGAGTTTTCTAGGCAATGTGGTGGTAATGGGGAGCCAGAATCCTTATATTGCAATGCTTTTCATTCAGTTTGTGTATGCAGGCATGGCGTTGTTCTCCAAGGCAGCAATTGCTAAAGGGATGAACCCTTATGTGTTTGTGGTTTATAGGCAAGCTTTTGCCTCACTTGCCTTGGCTCCATTCGCTTTCTTCCTTGAAAG CCAGGATACTGCTCCCTTATCATACAATTTACTCTGCAAAATCTTCCTGATTTCACTATGtgg GATCACCCTCAGTTTAAACCTCTACTACGTGGCTATCAACTATACATCTGCAACATTTGCTGCGGCCACCACTAACACAATTCCTGCCATTACTTTCATAATGGCTGCTTTGTTGAG AATGGAAAGCGTTACCATAAAACGTTTGCATGGAATGGCTAAGGTGTTGGGTTCTGTTCTAGGTGTTTCTGGGGCACTAGTGTTTGCTTTTGTCAAGGGGCCTCCTATAAAGTTCTTGCACTGCCATCCACCAACTGACAAAAGTCAAAATTCAAACTCATCAATTCAGCATTCCTCCAGAGGGAATTGGATAAAAGGCTCTCTTATCATGCTCTCAGCCAACACAGCTTGGTGTTTGTGGCTTATTTTGCAg GGCCCCATTATTAAACAATATCAAGCAAAGCTACGGCTTACCACTCTACAGTGCTTCATTAGCTGCGTTCAGTCAGCATTTTTGGCCTTTGCGCTGGAGAGGGACCCATCAGCATGGAAGCTTGGATGGGATGTCCATCTTCTTTCAGTGGCATACTGT GGCATAGTTGTTTCTGGAATTACTTATTGGATGCAAGTTTGGGTTATAGAGAAGAAAGGCCCTGTTTTCACAGCAATGTTCACTCCATTAGCACTTGTTATAACAGCCGTCATTTCTGCATTCTTGTGGAAAGAGAGCCTTTATTGGGGAAG TATTGGTGGGGTTATTTTGCTGGTGGGGGGGCTCTACAGCGTCTTGTGGGGGAAAAACAAAGAGGATAGGGAAagtgaaacaaacaaacaaagacaaGAAACCAAAGAGGATTTCACATTGAAGTGCATTACACATCACTGA
- the LOC132183777 gene encoding tubby-like F-box protein 8: MSFRSIVRDVRDGLGSLSRRSFEVRLPGHHRGKSHSSVHELHDQSLVIQSSRWASLPPELLRDVIKRLEASESAWPARKHVVACAAVCRTWREMCKEIVKGPEFSGKITFPVSLKQPGPRDGSIQCFIKRDKSNLTYHLYLCLSPALLVENGKFLLSAKRTRRTTCTEYVISMDADNISRSNSTYIGKLRSNFLGTKFIIYDTQPPYNNGQLSPPGRSRRFYSKKVSPKVPTGSYNIAQVIYELNVLGTRGPRRMQCTMHSIPAAALEPGGTVPGQPELLPRALEDSFRSISFSKSIDNSTEFSSSRFSDIIGSRDEEEGKERPLVLRNKAPRWHEQLQCWCLNFRGRVTVASVKNFQLIAATQPAAGAPTPSQPAPSDHDKIILQFGKVGKDMFTMDYRYPLSAFQAFAICLSSFDTKLACE, translated from the exons ATGTCGTTCCGAAGTATAGTTCGTGATGTAAGGGATGGACTAGGAAGCTTATCAAGGCGGAGTTTTGAGGTGAGGCTGCCCGGTCATCACAGGGGGAAATCACATAGCTCAGTCCATGAGTTGCATGATCAGTCTTTAGTAATCCAGAGCAGCCGTTGGGCTAGTCTCCCACCTGAGCTTTTGCGTGATGTGATCAAAAGATTGGAGGCAAGTGAGAGTGCGTGGCCCGCTCGGAAGCATGTTGTTGCATGTGCTGCTGTCTGCAGGACATGGAGGGAAATGTGCAAAGAAATTGTCAAAGGTCCTGAATTCTCTGGGAAGATCACCTTCCCTGTCTCCCTGAAGCAG CCGGGGCCTCGGGATGGATCCATTCAATGCTTCATTAAGAGGGACAAATCAAATTTAACTTACCATCTTTACCTTTGTCTTAGCCCTG CTTTGCTCGTTGAGAATGGGAAATTTCTTCTCTCTGCAAAACGGACCCGACGAACAACTTGCACAGAGTATGTGATATCCATGGATGCAGACAACATTTCAAGATCAAACAGCACTTACATTGGAAAACTGAG GTCAAATTTTCTGGGCACAAAATTCATAATTTATGATACACAGCCTCCCTACAATAATGGGCAGCTGTCCCCTCCTGGCCGAAGCCGTAGGTTTTACTCAAAAAAGGTTTCTCCCAAGGTCCCGACTGGCAGCTACAACATTGCCCAGGTCATATATGAGCTCAATGTGCTAGGCACTAGGGGCCCACGCAGGATGCAGTGCACAATGCACTCAATCCCTGCCGCAGCGCTTGAGCCAGGTGGCACTGTTCCCGGCCAACCTGAGCTCCTCCCTCGTGCCCTTGAGGACTCATTCCGAAGTATTTccttttcaaaatcaattgatAACTCAACCGAGTTTAGCAGCTCCAGGTTCTCTGATATTATTGGGTCCCgtgatgaagaagaaggaaaagagagacCCTTGGTTCTCCGAAACAAGGCACCAAGATGGCACGAGCAGTTGCAGTGTTGGTGCCTCAACTTCCGTGGGAGGGTGACTGTTGCCTCTGTGAAGAACTTTCAGCTAATTGCTGCAACACAGCCTGCTGCTGGTGCACCAACACCATCACAGCCAGCCCCATCTGATCATGACAAGATAATTCTGCAGTTTGGTAAGGTTGGCAAGGATATGTTCACCATGGATTACCGATATCCTCTGTCTGCATTTCAGGCTTTTGCCATTTGCTTGAGCAGCTTTGACACTAAGTTGGCATGTGAATAG